One genomic window of Halanaerobium saccharolyticum subsp. saccharolyticum DSM 6643 includes the following:
- a CDS encoding squalene/phytoene synthase family protein — MKAEPMKFAKDILGKVSRSFALTIPMLDEEIKDEVLLVYLQDRILDNFEDEIHPPNLKLQKDMMDRVSRIFSTEEYDRSSDFEIIERKSKLIDDHSLKKLTENIDLIYQCYQDFDFKIQEISHKWLQEMNQGMQKYLTKKVETFADLDEYCYYVAGTVGGFLTETIIYKFDINQENTRILLDNFNQAGLFLQKVNLIRDIREDLKNRDKHYWPLKDLGINEKKLADPKNEKKAIDALSKMLTDLKSHIPALEKYYNALPAELKGYKKFFAVNNALGLATIDKLEDNPDVFYGNKAVKVSKLKFLDIMRSPEKKFLDYCR; from the coding sequence ATGAAAGCAGAACCAATGAAATTTGCTAAAGATATTTTAGGCAAAGTTTCTAGAAGTTTTGCATTAACAATTCCAATGTTGGATGAAGAAATTAAAGATGAAGTTCTTTTAGTTTATCTTCAAGATAGGATATTAGATAATTTTGAAGATGAAATTCATCCTCCAAATTTAAAACTGCAAAAGGACATGATGGATCGAGTCAGCAGAATATTTTCTACAGAAGAATATGATCGCAGTTCTGATTTTGAGATTATAGAAAGAAAATCTAAATTAATAGATGATCATTCTTTAAAAAAATTGACTGAAAATATTGATCTAATTTATCAGTGTTACCAGGATTTTGATTTTAAAATACAAGAAATTTCTCATAAATGGCTTCAAGAAATGAACCAGGGAATGCAAAAATATTTAACAAAAAAGGTCGAAACTTTTGCAGATCTTGATGAGTACTGTTATTATGTAGCTGGAACTGTTGGCGGTTTTTTAACAGAAACTATTATCTATAAATTCGATATTAACCAGGAAAATACGAGAATATTATTAGATAATTTTAATCAGGCTGGCTTGTTTTTGCAAAAAGTAAATTTGATTAGGGATATCAGAGAAGACTTAAAAAACAGAGATAAACATTATTGGCCTTTAAAAGATTTGGGCATTAATGAAAAAAAATTAGCTGATCCTAAAAATGAGAAGAAAGCTATAGATGCTTTATCAAAAATGCTTACTGATTTAAAAAGTCATATTCCTGCTCTGGAAAAATATTATAATGCTTTACCAGCTGAATTAAAAGGATATAAAAAGTTTTTTGCTGTCAATAATGCTTTGGGTTTGGCAACAATTGATAAATTAGAAGATAATCCTGATGTTTTTTATGGTAATAAGGCTGTTAAAGTTTCTAAGCTTAAATTTTTAGATATTATGAGATCACCAGAAAAAAAATTTTTAGATTACTGCAGATAG
- a CDS encoding glucodextranase DOMON-like domain-containing protein: protein MAFKNIKNKKLKLIMFFIICFFLLASVVNAEDYKVIFNHLDGVGDDYGPGDYYYPQNHIFKNRSNLFDLKSLTIFENEEEYKYRFSFSNLTDPWGAKYGFSLPLIEVYIDNQAGGSNKLFHSGANISFEEDFHWNKFLKISGWWVKLFNPDSRKENILDINDLSLREPNSSENINLSRKDNYIFLRISKSEINLVQNSKIVVLIGSFDPFGYDHFRSLSNNKSYWQIYSETNISDSKNPRVLDILVPGGKSQKEILSGELPKVPYLEIDFEKKEGDSTLIDYLMPVNKVSLSILLFYIIILIFIIFKFKYKK, encoded by the coding sequence ATGGCTTTTAAAAATATAAAAAATAAAAAATTGAAATTAATTATGTTTTTTATTATTTGTTTTTTTCTTCTAGCATCAGTTGTAAATGCAGAGGATTATAAAGTTATATTTAATCATCTTGACGGTGTTGGAGATGATTATGGTCCAGGTGATTATTATTATCCTCAAAACCATATTTTTAAAAATAGATCTAATTTATTTGATTTAAAATCTTTAACAATTTTTGAAAATGAAGAGGAATATAAGTACAGGTTTTCTTTTTCAAACTTAACTGATCCCTGGGGAGCAAAATATGGATTTTCTTTACCTTTGATTGAAGTTTACATTGATAATCAAGCTGGTGGAAGCAATAAACTTTTTCATAGTGGAGCTAATATAAGTTTTGAAGAAGATTTTCATTGGAACAAATTTTTAAAAATTAGTGGTTGGTGGGTAAAATTGTTTAATCCGGATAGCCGGAAAGAGAACATATTAGATATTAACGATTTATCACTTAGAGAACCGAATTCATCAGAAAATATTAATTTAAGTAGAAAAGATAATTATATTTTTCTCAGAATTTCTAAAAGTGAAATAAATCTAGTTCAAAACAGTAAAATTGTTGTTTTAATAGGTAGTTTTGACCCCTTTGGTTATGACCATTTTCGTTCATTATCTAACAATAAAAGCTACTGGCAGATCTATTCGGAAACAAATATTTCAGATTCAAAAAATCCTAGAGTACTTGACATATTAGTACCAGGTGGTAAAAGTCAAAAAGAAATATTGTCTGGAGAATTACCAAAGGTACCTTATTTAGAAATTGATTTCGAAAAGAAAGAGGGAGATTCAACACTGATAGACTATTTAATGCCAGTAAATAAAGTTTCTTTATCTATCTTATTGTTTTACATAATTATTTTAATCTTTATTATTTTTAAGTTCAAGTACAAGAAATAA
- the hprK gene encoding HPr(Ser) kinase/phosphatase has product MNDKDKLLVLDIFNRFDLEIKAGRSGIKREIKVSDIKRPGIELAGFWKHFAPERVNLIGRTEISFLKGLDEAILKERIDEYVSYNPVCVIVARGEEIPNYLIEKANKNGIPIFSTTISTTRFSSMLLNYLEEKLAPIKVIHGVLVDIYGIGVLIKGQSGIGKSETAIELVKRGHRLVADDIIEIKKVGELHLSGSAPNNSRYFLEMRGIGIINVKTLFGAGAVKHDSPINLAIKLERWKEGEEYERLGIDSRKTEIMDLKIDEIIIPVKPGRNLALVLEVAAMNYRMKTMGYNAAVDFTENIMKK; this is encoded by the coding sequence ATGAATGATAAAGATAAACTATTAGTTCTTGATATATTCAATCGTTTTGATTTAGAGATAAAAGCTGGTCGCTCAGGAATAAAAAGAGAGATTAAAGTAAGTGATATAAAAAGACCAGGAATAGAATTAGCAGGTTTCTGGAAGCATTTTGCACCAGAAAGAGTAAATTTGATTGGTAGAACAGAGATTTCTTTTTTAAAAGGATTAGATGAAGCAATTTTAAAAGAAAGAATTGATGAATATGTTAGCTATAATCCTGTCTGTGTAATAGTTGCTAGAGGTGAGGAGATACCTAATTATTTAATAGAAAAAGCAAATAAAAATGGAATCCCAATTTTTTCAACCACAATTTCAACAACTAGATTTAGCAGTATGCTTTTGAATTATTTAGAAGAAAAGTTGGCCCCAATAAAGGTGATTCACGGAGTTCTTGTTGATATCTATGGTATAGGCGTTTTGATCAAAGGCCAAAGTGGAATCGGGAAAAGCGAAACAGCTATAGAGCTGGTAAAAAGAGGGCATAGACTTGTTGCTGATGATATAATAGAAATTAAAAAAGTTGGTGAACTGCATTTAAGTGGTTCTGCTCCGAATAACTCGCGTTATTTTTTAGAGATGCGAGGGATTGGAATAATAAATGTAAAAACATTATTCGGCGCTGGTGCGGTTAAACATGATTCTCCAATTAATCTTGCTATTAAATTAGAAAGATGGAAAGAAGGAGAAGAATATGAAAGACTTGGTATTGACAGCCGTAAAACTGAAATAATGGATTTGAAAATTGATGAGATTATTATTCCGGTTAAACCGGGTAGAAATTTAGCTTTAGTTTTAGAAGTGGCTGCTATGAATTATAGAATGAAAACTATGGGATATAATGCAGCTGTTGATTTTACTGAAAATATTATGAAAAAATAA
- a CDS encoding ROK family protein, with product MKEYYLGLDLGGTKILAGLADAQGNIITRSRKETEAELGEDKIIENMIETIEEVLNKAGVSKEQVRTLGIGSPGPLDAKKGIIIENSNLPWKNVQLVKKMETALGINTLLKNDANAAALGEKWFGAGKKVDNMVYLTISTGIGGGAIINKELFSGVNDNACEIGHTVIDPDGPLCGCGNHGCLESFSSGTSIGKRAREAAAAGKSKKMLDLADNIIEDIDAVICAQAAYQGDQIAIDIFEKAGYYLGIGLGNVVNIFNTEMIILGGGVMKASDLFLDQALKTMKDIALPGPLEIVTVKEAELGSDIGLMGAIAVAMEDRLIKNE from the coding sequence ATGAAAGAATATTATTTAGGTCTGGATTTAGGAGGGACAAAAATTCTGGCTGGTCTTGCTGATGCTCAAGGAAATATTATAACAAGATCAAGAAAAGAAACAGAAGCTGAACTTGGTGAAGATAAAATAATTGAAAATATGATTGAAACTATAGAAGAAGTGCTTAACAAAGCTGGAGTCAGCAAAGAACAAGTAAGAACTCTAGGGATTGGTAGTCCAGGCCCACTTGATGCTAAAAAAGGAATTATAATCGAAAATTCTAATTTGCCCTGGAAAAATGTGCAGCTAGTTAAAAAGATGGAGACTGCTTTAGGAATTAATACTTTGTTGAAAAATGATGCAAATGCTGCGGCTCTTGGAGAAAAATGGTTTGGGGCAGGTAAAAAGGTAGATAATATGGTTTATTTGACTATTTCTACTGGTATCGGTGGTGGAGCCATTATTAATAAGGAATTATTTAGTGGTGTCAATGATAATGCTTGTGAGATTGGCCATACTGTAATTGATCCAGATGGACCACTCTGTGGCTGTGGAAATCATGGTTGTTTAGAATCTTTTTCTTCTGGTACTTCTATAGGAAAAAGAGCTAGAGAAGCTGCTGCAGCTGGAAAAAGCAAAAAAATGCTTGATCTAGCGGATAATATAATAGAAGATATTGATGCTGTCATTTGTGCTCAAGCGGCTTATCAGGGTGATCAAATTGCTATAGATATTTTTGAAAAAGCCGGATATTATTTAGGGATTGGATTAGGTAACGTTGTGAATATTTTTAACACTGAAATGATAATTTTAGGTGGCGGAGTAATGAAAGCTTCTGATCTTTTTTTAGATCAGGCATTAAAAACAATGAAAGATATTGCACTACCAGGTCCTTTAGAAATTGTAACAGTAAAAGAAGCTGAATTAGGATCTGATATTGGTTTGATGGGAGCTATAGCTGTAGCTATGGAGGATAGGTTGATAAAAAATGAATGA
- a CDS encoding Cof-type HAD-IIB family hydrolase has translation MSIKLIVFDLDGTLLDVEHKLQDKTIEAVKKVREKGIKTMVATGRMYCSARPHTKLLGMVDPVIAYNGALVIDPNDEKEIFHAPIPFEIADEITKMVVNNGYHLQLYIDDKLYVAEKNKYTDTYYDIAGIEANYVGRLDEFLSEEPTKMLIIEEDENKQIEIKNFLKDNFKDKIELSSSYPSFIEITKKDISKAVPLKEFAAKSNIKQEEVMAFGDGLNDLKMIEWAGTGIAMQNAHPELQEHADATAPNHDDFGIARYLKQYFNLNIEIEDKR, from the coding sequence ATGAGTATTAAATTAATAGTTTTTGACTTAGATGGAACTTTATTGGATGTTGAACATAAACTGCAGGATAAAACTATAGAAGCAGTTAAAAAAGTAAGGGAAAAAGGTATCAAAACTATGGTAGCAACAGGAAGAATGTACTGTTCAGCTAGACCACACACTAAACTTTTGGGAATGGTTGACCCTGTAATAGCATACAACGGTGCTTTAGTTATTGATCCCAACGATGAAAAAGAAATTTTTCATGCACCAATACCATTTGAAATTGCTGATGAGATTACTAAAATGGTTGTGAACAATGGCTATCATTTGCAGTTGTATATAGATGATAAACTTTATGTAGCAGAAAAAAATAAATATACAGATACATACTATGATATTGCTGGTATAGAAGCAAATTATGTAGGTAGGTTAGATGAATTTTTATCGGAAGAGCCAACTAAAATGCTTATAATAGAAGAGGATGAAAATAAACAGATTGAAATTAAAAATTTTTTAAAAGATAATTTTAAAGATAAAATTGAACTTTCTTCTTCTTATCCTTCTTTTATTGAAATTACTAAAAAAGATATTTCAAAGGCAGTTCCATTAAAAGAATTTGCAGCGAAATCCAACATTAAACAGGAAGAAGTTATGGCCTTTGGTGATGGATTAAATGATTTAAAAATGATCGAATGGGCAGGAACAGGAATTGCTATGCAGAATGCTCATCCCGAACTACAAGAGCATGCTGATGCTACAGCTCCTAACCATGATGATTTTGGTATAGCAAGGTATTTAAAGCAGTATTTTAATCTAAATATAGAAATAGAAGATAAAAGATAA
- a CDS encoding serine hydroxymethyltransferase, translated as MQELKKIDPEISAIIAEEEQRQAQNIELIASENFVSSAVMEAAGSVLTNKYAEGYPHKRYYGGCEVIDKAEELAIKRAKELFDAEHVNVQPHSGSQANQAVYFSQVPKGGTILAMDLTHGGHLTHGSPVNMSGKYYNFVHYGVTKDREIIDYDQVRALAEEHKPDLIVAGASAYPRVINFKTFREIADSVGALFMVDMAHIAGLVAAGLHPNPVETADIVTTTTHKTLRGTRGGMILCKEKHAKEIDKAIFPGLQGGPLMHIIAAKAVGFKEALTEEFMDYQQQIIDNAKALAEALNNYGMRLVSGGTDNHMMLVDLTNMEITGKEAEEALDKVGITVNKNTIPFETRSPFVTSGIRIGTPAVTTRGMKKEDMKEIAEFIFEALKYLNDEEKLKEMKKEVHAFSAKFME; from the coding sequence ATGCAGGAACTTAAAAAAATTGATCCGGAAATATCAGCTATTATTGCAGAAGAAGAGCAGAGACAGGCTCAAAACATTGAATTAATTGCTTCAGAAAACTTTGTTAGTTCTGCTGTAATGGAAGCAGCTGGTTCAGTACTAACTAACAAATATGCTGAAGGTTATCCTCATAAAAGGTATTATGGGGGTTGTGAGGTGATCGATAAAGCTGAGGAATTAGCTATTAAAAGGGCAAAAGAATTATTTGATGCAGAACATGTTAATGTTCAACCACATTCTGGTTCTCAGGCTAATCAGGCAGTATATTTTTCTCAAGTACCAAAAGGTGGAACTATACTGGCAATGGATTTGACTCATGGTGGTCATCTTACCCATGGGAGTCCGGTTAACATGTCTGGAAAATATTACAATTTTGTTCATTATGGGGTTACAAAGGACAGGGAAATAATTGATTATGATCAAGTTAGAGCTTTAGCAGAAGAACATAAACCTGATTTAATTGTTGCAGGAGCCAGCGCTTATCCTCGAGTAATTAATTTTAAAACTTTTAGGGAAATTGCTGATTCAGTGGGAGCATTATTTATGGTTGATATGGCTCATATTGCTGGTTTAGTAGCTGCGGGTTTACATCCTAACCCTGTAGAAACAGCAGATATTGTAACAACAACTACTCATAAAACTTTGAGAGGAACTAGAGGAGGTATGATTCTTTGTAAAGAGAAACATGCTAAAGAAATTGACAAAGCAATTTTTCCTGGATTACAGGGTGGGCCTTTAATGCATATCATTGCTGCAAAGGCTGTAGGATTTAAAGAAGCTTTGACAGAAGAATTTATGGATTATCAGCAGCAAATTATTGATAATGCAAAAGCCTTAGCTGAGGCTTTAAATAATTATGGAATGAGACTTGTATCTGGTGGAACAGACAATCATATGATGCTTGTTGATTTAACAAATATGGAGATAACAGGTAAAGAAGCAGAAGAAGCTCTAGATAAAGTAGGAATAACCGTTAATAAAAATACTATTCCTTTTGAGACCAGAAGTCCATTTGTAACAAGTGGAATTAGAATTGGAACTCCTGCTGTTACAACTAGAGGAATGAAAAAAGAAGATATGAAGGAAATAGCTGAGTTTATTTTTGAAGCCCTAAAATATCTCAATGATGAAGAGAAACTTAAAGAAATGAAAAAAGAAGTACATGCTTTCTCTGCTAAATTTATGGAATAG
- a CDS encoding DUF362 domain-containing protein → MAHVISDDCILCGACAPECPVDCISEGDTQYVIDADECIDCAACVSVCPVDAISQA, encoded by the coding sequence ATGGCTCATGTAATTTCAGATGATTGTATTTTGTGTGGTGCTTGTGCACCAGAATGTCCTGTAGACTGTATCAGTGAAGGTGATACACAATATGTAATTGATGCTGATGAATGTATCGATTGTGCAGCGTGTGTTTCCGTTTGTCCAGTAGATGCTATCAGCCAGGCATAA
- a CDS encoding DUF1302 family protein — translation MRRKIFKSIVFSVLILLCLAIPAAAFDGGGFYENGSEEESVEINGEIEPSFRLFTDDGDLEENLKGSLEFVYPGLENEFKVQIDYQVGAVEEIDFNEVFYKYYGEKYNFTVGKNIVIWGKGDKVHVLDNINAEDMSDFINPEYKERQIGEEMIKVDRFFRGGSANLEFIYTPDFTPHRFAEDPESPLGNWVINPFAAQSSDLTLRKIAAATNQTEAEVISQVKDATADEDNQFGLRFTDSRGGTDYGLSYYHGYLRTPSYNKAVLKAEYEKFEKDNTTFSAALEAADLHYDEVDVFGFELARVIADINSRLELAYYRTDDTAGDKPTVRNNKIAWVIGGDRDLPISNLNLNLQFTGERILDDDQIENNNLADVEYDPDGDYTTNRAILRLEDSYQNEKIIPELVWIYNLQEHDYSLEAAVDYELKQDLVFTISHKIFSGDQGTDFGQFEDNDFSSFSLKYSF, via the coding sequence ATGAGACGGAAGATTTTTAAATCAATAGTTTTTTCAGTACTAATTTTACTCTGTTTAGCTATTCCAGCAGCTGCCTTTGATGGCGGTGGATTTTATGAAAATGGATCTGAAGAAGAGAGTGTAGAAATTAATGGTGAGATCGAACCAAGCTTTAGGCTTTTTACAGATGATGGTGATTTAGAAGAAAATTTAAAAGGAAGTCTGGAATTTGTTTATCCAGGTCTTGAAAATGAATTTAAAGTCCAAATTGACTACCAGGTAGGCGCAGTAGAAGAAATTGATTTTAATGAAGTTTTTTATAAATATTATGGTGAGAAATATAATTTTACAGTTGGTAAGAATATTGTAATCTGGGGTAAAGGTGATAAAGTCCATGTTTTAGATAATATTAATGCTGAAGATATGAGTGATTTTATTAATCCAGAGTACAAAGAACGTCAAATTGGAGAAGAAATGATTAAAGTTGATCGCTTTTTTAGAGGTGGTAGTGCAAACTTAGAATTTATTTATACACCTGATTTTACGCCTCATCGTTTCGCAGAAGATCCAGAGAGTCCTTTAGGTAATTGGGTAATTAATCCTTTTGCAGCTCAGTCATCTGATTTGACATTAAGAAAAATTGCTGCAGCTACAAATCAAACAGAAGCAGAAGTTATTTCACAGGTAAAAGATGCTACAGCAGATGAAGATAATCAATTTGGCTTAAGATTTACAGACAGCCGTGGTGGCACTGATTATGGTTTAAGTTATTATCATGGCTATTTGAGAACACCCAGTTATAATAAAGCTGTTTTGAAAGCAGAATATGAAAAATTTGAAAAAGATAACACTACATTTTCTGCTGCCTTAGAAGCTGCTGACTTGCATTATGACGAGGTAGATGTCTTTGGCTTTGAGCTGGCCCGTGTAATTGCTGATATTAACAGCCGTTTAGAGTTAGCTTATTATAGAACTGATGATACTGCTGGTGATAAACCAACAGTTAGAAATAACAAGATTGCCTGGGTAATTGGGGGAGACCGTGATTTACCAATTAGTAACCTTAATTTGAATCTGCAGTTTACAGGTGAAAGAATATTGGATGATGATCAAATTGAAAATAATAATCTGGCAGATGTAGAATATGATCCAGATGGAGATTATACTACTAATAGAGCTATTTTAAGATTAGAAGATAGTTATCAAAATGAAAAAATCATTCCAGAATTAGTCTGGATTTATAATTTGCAAGAACATGATTACAGTTTAGAAGCAGCAGTAGATTATGAGTTAAAGCAAGATTTAGTTTTTACTATATCTCATAAAATCTTTAGTGGGGATCAAGGTACTGATTTTGGTCAGTTTGAAGATAATGATTTTTCATCTTTTTCCTTAAAATATAGTTTTTAA
- a CDS encoding outer membrane lipoprotein-sorting protein, which translates to MKKKIKIISICLIALFIVSSLNMTADAIDGREVMERVDDRNTGDSRHALMGMDLIDADGDVRPRVLEVWSQKADLEKDIDNTIMVFHEPSSIKNTRFLQKENDGEDDDQWIYLPDLGRVRRISGGQGGDSFMGSDFTYDDMKSREIDDFEYELLEEDVYNNYETYVVKATPKKPEEEQYAKTISWITKEHYIPVKVEMYDKDSGELYKEMKVKSDIKKIDGIWTVFSTVMENLDSGHKTNLYVKKRDNNYLLEYNSDINNRRFTQQFLKTGR; encoded by the coding sequence ATGAAGAAAAAAATAAAAATCATTTCAATTTGTTTAATAGCATTATTTATTGTAAGCAGTTTAAATATGACAGCTGATGCCATTGATGGGCGAGAGGTTATGGAAAGGGTTGATGATCGCAATACAGGTGACAGCAGACATGCATTGATGGGGATGGACTTAATTGATGCAGATGGTGATGTTAGACCAAGAGTTTTAGAAGTTTGGTCACAAAAAGCTGACCTTGAAAAAGACATCGATAATACTATAATGGTTTTCCATGAGCCTTCTTCTATCAAAAACACAAGGTTTTTACAGAAAGAAAATGATGGAGAAGATGATGATCAGTGGATTTATCTCCCTGATTTAGGACGGGTTCGTAGAATTTCAGGCGGTCAGGGTGGAGATTCCTTTATGGGATCTGATTTCACCTATGATGACATGAAATCCAGAGAAATTGATGATTTTGAATATGAATTATTAGAAGAAGATGTATATAATAATTATGAAACTTATGTAGTAAAAGCAACACCTAAAAAACCAGAAGAAGAACAGTATGCCAAAACTATTAGTTGGATAACCAAAGAACATTATATTCCGGTTAAAGTTGAAATGTATGATAAGGATAGTGGAGAACTTTATAAGGAAATGAAAGTCAAAAGTGATATCAAAAAAATTGATGGGATTTGGACAGTTTTTTCAACTGTAATGGAAAATTTAGATAGTGGTCACAAAACAAATCTCTATGTTAAAAAGAGAGATAATAATTATTTGTTGGAGTATAATAGTGATATTAACAATAGAAGATTTACTCAGCAGTTTTTAAAAACTGGTAGATAA